A single genomic interval of Terriglobus albidus harbors:
- a CDS encoding PQQ-binding-like beta-propeller repeat protein: MRRKFLWSACIAVTACASLWAADWPSVGGNPQRDGWARNDKYLSKDNITKGQVKLLYKFKFPNTAVGLDALSTPIDLTNLIGWAGFKELLFVGGSSNALYSIDSDLGEKYFETKFDVKPSGTPSALCSGGQTASVVMPGNSMGRRGFGGGGFQRPQPYVWAVSSDGMLRAARQQDGDAKYIAPVQFVPAGSKVSGLNTNNNVIYASTVDGCAGPNGLYAATLTPPVLPDMPDKPLVKPAEYAVTSFMTNGSGFSGPGGVTIGSKGMLYGMIAEGKGDVAGEYNDTVVALDPKTLEVKDYFTPSSKAPALKKGIAAPGVTPALFQWKGKDVLVAGGRDGKLYLLDGDSLGGSDHKTPLAVSDVVVAPDTDFGGNGIYGTFATWEDEANGNARWLYASIRGAAAAKTGANGPAPTGSIVAFKIEEKDGKPTFVQQWVSRDLISPAGPVISNGLLLALSTGESPRLAKKDGSAYSVAEVEKASKPATLYMLDVATGKQLWSSGTQITSFSHVELGYANGRAYVSTHDNTVYAFGVPTER; this comes from the coding sequence ATGCGTAGGAAATTTCTTTGGTCGGCATGCATCGCCGTCACGGCGTGCGCCAGTCTATGGGCCGCGGACTGGCCAAGCGTCGGCGGTAATCCGCAGCGCGACGGCTGGGCCCGCAACGACAAGTACCTGAGCAAGGACAACATCACCAAGGGCCAGGTGAAGCTCCTGTACAAGTTCAAGTTCCCGAATACAGCTGTCGGCCTGGATGCGCTTTCGACGCCCATCGATCTGACAAACCTTATCGGCTGGGCCGGTTTCAAGGAGCTGCTTTTTGTCGGCGGCAGCAGCAATGCTCTCTACTCCATCGACTCGGATCTCGGTGAGAAGTACTTCGAGACGAAGTTCGATGTGAAGCCCAGCGGGACACCGAGCGCGTTGTGCTCGGGTGGTCAGACTGCCTCGGTCGTGATGCCGGGCAACAGCATGGGCCGCCGCGGCTTTGGTGGTGGAGGTTTCCAGCGCCCTCAGCCGTACGTATGGGCAGTCTCAAGTGACGGCATGCTTCGGGCTGCGCGTCAGCAGGACGGCGATGCGAAGTATATTGCTCCGGTGCAGTTTGTTCCTGCCGGATCGAAGGTCAGCGGCCTGAATACCAACAACAACGTGATCTATGCCTCAACCGTCGATGGCTGCGCCGGACCGAACGGCCTTTATGCCGCGACGCTGACGCCGCCGGTGCTTCCGGATATGCCGGACAAGCCCCTGGTGAAGCCGGCCGAGTATGCAGTGACCTCATTCATGACCAACGGCAGCGGATTCTCAGGCCCGGGCGGTGTCACGATCGGCTCCAAGGGAATGCTCTACGGCATGATCGCCGAGGGCAAGGGCGATGTTGCGGGTGAGTACAACGACACGGTCGTGGCGCTCGATCCCAAGACGCTTGAGGTGAAGGACTACTTCACTCCCTCCTCGAAGGCGCCTGCGTTGAAGAAGGGCATCGCTGCTCCCGGCGTGACGCCAGCGCTCTTCCAGTGGAAGGGTAAGGACGTTCTGGTGGCCGGCGGACGCGACGGCAAGCTGTATCTGCTGGATGGCGACTCGCTCGGCGGATCGGATCACAAGACGCCGCTGGCAGTTTCGGACGTTGTCGTTGCTCCGGATACCGACTTCGGTGGAAACGGCATCTATGGCACCTTTGCGACGTGGGAAGATGAGGCCAACGGCAATGCTCGCTGGCTCTACGCCTCCATTCGGGGAGCGGCTGCAGCGAAGACCGGAGCGAACGGCCCGGCTCCGACCGGTTCGATCGTCGCCTTCAAGATCGAAGAGAAAGACGGTAAGCCCACGTTTGTTCAGCAGTGGGTCTCCCGTGACCTGATTTCACCTGCCGGTCCGGTGATCTCGAACGGTCTGCTACTGGCGCTTTCGACGGGTGAGAGCCCGCGTCTGGCGAAGAAAGATGGATCGGCGTATTCGGTAGCTGAAGTAGAAAAGGCTTCCAAGCCCGCGACGCTGTACATGCTCGATGTAGCGACCGGCAAGCAGCTCTGGTCCAGCGGAACGCAGATTACCAGCTTCTCGCATGTCGAGCTTGGCTATGCCAACGGCCGTGCCTATGTTTCGACCCATGACAACACCGTGTACGCCTTTGGCGTACCGACCGAGCGGTAA